In one Myxocyprinus asiaticus isolate MX2 ecotype Aquarium Trade chromosome 29, UBuf_Myxa_2, whole genome shotgun sequence genomic region, the following are encoded:
- the LOC127419756 gene encoding polycomb group protein ASXL1-like isoform X3, with product MKDKQKRKKERTWAEAARMVLENFSDAPMTPKQILHVIQTKGLKEMSGTAPLACLVTMLHSQVRGDRVKNSIFFKLPGRMSLFTLKKNALQWTKSPTATESGDASSTPTASTTATVGAVGAEQESCDSTETAAASGENDASVDETSSSASCSTEPQTRLSRSSQSGRQRKKAVMMPRVVLTPLKVNGEHVPSGPMKRNRGGVEVDFETPGSILVNTNIRALINTRTFAAFPTHSQQQLLHLLPEVDRQVGPDGLARLSSSALNNEFFTHASQSWKERLAEGEFTHEMQVRFRQEMEKEKKVEAWKEKFFEEYHGQRSGLTREEALKLTSDAGDVAGAVLDSDSAPVVTPKRRSVGRRRREGRIRRRSRADLRRRARRTLCKTTTVAVPPAEPTETNTTSDVVTSVASPVPEATVVQGEVVLQADLGLKAPEEDLSAEAVPSPVPVPTPPPASTNSTSDEPEASTHLLSEVAEPAIASTSSPSSSSSSTSSSSSPSSSPSSASDRQAFAASSDSSSSSSSTAAVATDPLDDGASVITTGTAGTGASSRESSPAASPTTASPALQLKDQKRRPDESQAFTSFPEKRARLDERQSFRNTVDCVHSEKPQPSTEEPKVPPIRIQLSRIKPPWVKGPPTYQICPRIVPPSEGSRRSGTGARTLADIKARAQQARAQREAAAAVAASGDGGGPRGSGPGGGTGIPDRTCGKRSREHPGPVEPGGGGRGGGGGRVDLEEQESPASSHSSGAQLQLSSVDSTERPQASTPLTPPSPSSVFSNPSLPQSESPKTLTPSPPAADSPASQDQMEEICGVEEVTACPSDKASEQTLETPVPTPSESESFYSHQEGRAETESSESRTTTPVCTSASNYAISLVPTSIPDSLPRFGAQGVDVIRTLAASSQPWEGEQNGGEHHQGITGVIQHGSDIKIPKETLIIARNGWVEGSEQHSTREGLLPEHKNGGGDADAKYESGSLPCLPGSAGEDDTGAHSDSTETASDFENETQENEAIDCHGTRMDSNNIQAQNSKLQNQPVIQTPSRLASSMLSPPQHQQPVIQAHISNPTHTQTVIQARFPNGVPNQPVFQPQKQHTIRTHAINHAQDQTAAAPTQAQLQAYITHAEWDQSRNLRLNDNSNGVTLFVPTEDENKILSRGPAEDYGIKNSPVAPIGRRVSTPNSTRPVSSVEANNPLVTQLLQGSLPLEKVLPQPHSVSKLEINRLPGALVGNRQPGGPPRNLGPRYRGPSETGGSIESGGSEFQHKAPSARVSPGPGWNFGSSPPGSAQSRMACLFEEASPRSTNVQFSSQPGGPVPPGAVPVITSLPSNSAVRTSMEINSQNAMVYESAVIKEHPGPQTQRSETPERPAGFQQHPKNLSQSVCRTTPDAPSPPHSNLCPSEVVPTVKINWRPTKPQTPQTNQQQLSPVATVKNEVASRPSCQQALTKNSPAPISCNTSFVITKKEPPSTLDSFHGGGGAMEGLLNMEMSLTRMAKKEPVKNPYRRQTDTSASPVSSPSSSASNLPYQLYGKLPKLQQCGGSGGSSTSFSYTANVSMVDGSGFSRSLADGVLQLRPRMSVGSGGGQNSKLSIQAFADSAAEEVALKCSCRLKAMIMCQGCGAFCHDDCIGPSKLCVSCLVVR from the exons GTTCTGGAGAACTTTTCTGATGCCCCAATGACACCTAAACAGATTCTACATGTCATCCAAACAAAGGGGCTCAAAGAAATGAG TGGCACAGCCCCACTGGCCTGTCTGGTCACCATGCTTCATTCTCAGGTCAGAGGAGACAGAGTGAAAAACAGTATTTTCTTCAAGCTGCCAGGAAGGATGAGTCTGTTTACGCTAAAG AAAAATGCCCTTCAGTGGACAAAGAGCCCAACAGCAACAGAGTCTGGAGATGCATCCAGCACCCCAACAGCATCCACCACAGCAACAGTTGGAGCGGTAGGGGCAGAGCAGGAGAGCTGTGACTCCACAGAGACGGCTGCTGCTAGTGGTGAAaatgatg CTTCTGTGGATGAGACCTCTTCCAGTGCCTCTTGCTCCACAGAACCACAGACCAGACTGAGTCGCTCTTCACAG TCAGGGAGACAGAGGAAGAAAGCAGTGATGATGCCCCGTGTAGTGCTCACTCCTCTCAAGGTCAACGGTGAACACGTTCCATCAG GTCCCATGAAGAGGAACAGAGGAGGAGTGGAGGTGGATTTTGAGACTCCAGGCTCCATCCTGGTCAACACTAACATTCGTGCTCTCATCAACACACGAACCTTTGCTGCATTTCCCACTCACTCGCAGCAGCAACTCCTCCATCTTCTTCCAGAGGTGGACAGACAG GTTGGCCCTGATGGCCTTGCCCGGCTAAGCAGCTCAGCCCTCAATAATGAATTCTTCACTCATGCCTCCCAGAGCTGGAAAGAGCGGCTTGCTGAGG GCGAGTTCACACATGAGATGCAAGTTCGGTTCAGGCAAGAGATGGAGAAGGAGAAGAAAGTAGAGGCATGGAAGGAGAAATTCTTTGAGGAGTATCATGGTCAAAG GTCTGGCTTGACTAGAGAGGAGGCATTAAAACTTACGAGTGATGCGGGAGATGTTGCAGGTGCAGTTCTAGACTCTGATTCTGCCCCAGTGGTTACACCCAAGAGGCGAAGTGTTGGAAGACGACGGAGGGAAGGCCGTATAAGACGCCGTTCACGAGCTGACCTTAGACGTAGGGCTCGTCGCACACTTTGCAAAACTACGACTGTAGCTGTTCCACCAGCAGAACCAACTGAGACcaatacaacctcagatgttgTAACATCAGTTGCATCACCAGTCCCAGAAGCTACAGTAGTTCAGGGAGAGGTGGTCCTTCAAGCAGACCTTGGACTGAAAGCCCCAGAAGAAGACCTCTCTGCAGAAGCAGTCCCCTCCCCTGTTCCTGTGCCTACCCCTCCTCCAGCCTCCACAAACTCAACCTCCGATGAACCAGAAGCCTCCACACACCTGCTGTCCGAAGTGGCCGAACCAGCTATTGCATCCACCTCCTCTCCATCCTCATCCTCTTCTTCAACATCGTCATCATCGTCACCCTCTTCATCTCCCTCCTCTGCCTCAGACAGACAGGCTTTTGCCGCAAGCTCTGactcttcttcctcttcctcctcaacGGCTGCTGTTGCTACAGACCCGCTTGATGACGGGGCGTCAGTCATCACCACTGGCACAGCAGGCACAGGTGCAAGCAGCAGGGAGAGCAGCCCAGCAGCCAGTCCTACCACAGCAAGCCCAGCACTTCAGCTCAAAGATCAGAAGAGGAGGCCAGACGAGTCCCAGGCCTTCACCAGCTTTCCAGAGAAAAGGGCGCGGCTGGATGAGCGTCAGTCCTTTCGTAACACAGTTGACTGTGTGCACTCAGAAAAGCCACAACCTTCAACAGAGGAGCCTAAGGTCCCGCCAATCAGG ATACAGCTCTCCCGGATCAAACCGCCCTGGGTCAAGGGGCCGCCAACGTACCAAATCTGTCCCCGCATCGTGCCCCCCAGTGAAGGGTCGCGGCGCTCTGGGACGGGGGCACGCACCCTGGCGGACATCAAGGCCCGTGCACAGCAAGCCCGAGCCCAGCGGGAAGCCGCTGCTGCTGTTGCAGCCTCTGGGGATGGGGGAGGGCCTCGGGGGAGCGGCCCGGGGGGTGGTACTGGGATACCGGATCGCACCTGCGGGAAGCGTTCAAGAGAGCACCCAGGTCCCGTTGAAcctggaggaggaggaagaggaggaggaggaggacgaGTTGATTTGGAGGAGCAGGAATCGCCTGCGAGCTCTCATTCATCTGGAGCACAACTACAGCTGTCCAGTGTAGATTCAACAGAGAGGCCTCAAGCCTCAACCCCCCTTACTCCACCATCTCCATCCTCTGTGTTTTCAAACCCATCTCTGCCACAATCAGAGTCTCCAAAAACACTCACACCATCACCACCTGCAGCTGACAGCCCTGCATCCCAGGACCAGATGGAGGAGATTTGTGGAGTGGAAGAGGTGACTGCCTGCCCAAGTGATAAAGCCTCAGAGCAGACCTTAGAAACCCCAGTGCCTACGCCAAGTGAATCAGAGTCTTTTTACAGTCATCAAGAGGGCAGAGCTGAGACAGAGTCCAGTGAGAGTAGAACAACTACGCCTGTTTGCACCTCAGCATCAAATTATGCCATTTCTTTAGTACCCACCTCCATACCAGACTCTCTGCCCAGATTTGGGGCCCAGGGTGTGGATGTCATTAGGACCCTGGCAGCTTCATCTCAACCTTGGGAAGGTGAACAGAATGGCGGTGAGCATCATCAAGGGATAACTGGCGTTATCCAGCATGGCTCGGACATAAAAATACCCAAAGAGACGCTCATTATTGCCCGAAATGGATGGGTGGAAGGGAGTGAACAGCATTCCACGAGAGAGGGGTTGTTACCAGAACATAAGAATGGTGGAGGTGATGCTGATGCCAAATATGAATCGGGCTCTCTGCCTTGTCTGCCAGGTAGTGCTGGAGAAGACGACACTGGAGCACACAGTGATTCAACAGAGACTGCATCAGACTTTGAAAATGAAACTCAAGAGAATGAAGCCATAGACTGTCATGGAACACGGATGGATAGTAACAACATACAAGCTCAGAATTCAAAGTTACAGAATCAACCTGTCATTCAGACTCCAAGTCGACTCGCTTCATCAATGTTGAGTCCTCCACAGCACCAGCAACCAGTCATACAGGCCCATATATCTAATCCTACCCACACTCAAACTGTCATCCAGGCTCGCTTCCCTAATGGTGTGCCAAACCAGCCAGTCTTTCAGCCTCAAAAGCAGCATACAATACGTACCCATGCTATAAACCATGCTCAGGACCAGACTGCTGCTGCGCCCACTCAAGCCCAATTGCAAGCATATATCACACACGCAGAATGGGACCAAAGCAGAAATCTAAGGCTGAATGATAACAGCAATGGTGTGACGCTCTTTGTCCCAACGGAGGATGAAAACAAAATCCTTAGCAGAGGGCCTGCAGAGGATTATGGAATAAAAAATTCTCCAGTTGCTCCAATTGGCAGAAGAGTCTCAACTCCAAACTCAACTCGACCAGTTTCCTCAGTAGAGGCCAACAATCCTCTTGTCACCCAGCTTCTTCAAGGTAGCCTACCGTTAGAAAAGGTTTTACCCCAGCCTCACTCGGTCAGCAAACTGGAAATTAATAGACTCCCAGGTGCCCTTGTGGGTAATCGTCAACCTGGAGGACCTCCAAGAAACTTGGGTCCACGATATAGAGGCCCATCTGAGACGGGAGGGTCTATAGAATCTGGTGGCTCTGAGTTTCAGCACAAAGCCCCATCAGCTCGAGTATCTCCTGGACCTGGATGGAACTTTGGTTCTTCCCCACCAGGTTCTGCTCAATCACGAATGGCGTGCTTATTTGAGGAAGCTAGCCCAAGATCCACGAATGTTCAATTCAGTTCTCAACCAGGCGGTCCAGTGCCCCCAGGAGCAGTACCTGTCATAACATCACTCCCCTCAAACTCTGCTGTCAGGACCTCAATGGAAATTAACTCTCAAAATGCTATGGTTTATGAATCAGCTGTCATTAAAGAGCACCCTGGACCTCAGACTCAACGGAGTGAAACTCCAGAGAGGCCTGCTGGCTTTCAACAACATCCAAAAAATCTCTCCCAGTCTGTGTGCAGAACAACACCTGATGCTCCCTCACCTCCACACAGCAACCTTTGTCCCTCTGAGGTTGTACCTACTGTTAAGATTAACTGGCGCCCAACCaaaccccaaacacctcagacAAATCAGCAACAGCTCTCCCCTGTAGCTACAGTAAAGAATGAAGTCGCCTCACGCCCTTCGTGCCAACAAGCTCTCACCAAAAACTCACCTGCTCCTATCAGTTGCAATACTTCTTTTGTTATAACCAAAAAGGAGCCTCCGAGCACTCTGGACAGTTTTCATGGTGGTGGTGGAGCTATGGAGGGACTGCTAAATATGGAAATGTCTCTTACCAGAATGGCCAAAAAGGAACCAGTCAAAAACCCTTATCGTCGCCAAACAGACACCTCAGCCTCTCCCGTCTCCTCTCCTTCCTCATCTGCCTCTAATCTCCCTTATCAGCTATATGGCAAGCTACCAAAACTACAGCAGTGTGGGGGCAGTGGGGGGTCCTCCACCAGCTTCAGTTACACGGCTAATGTTTCCATGGTGGATGGAAGTGGGTTCTCCCGCAGTTTAGCTGATGGTGTGCTGCAGCTAAGGCCACGCATGAGTGTTGGCAGTGGTGGAGGCCAGAATTCTAAGCTAAGCATTCAGGCATTTGCAGACAGTGCCGCAGAGGAAGTGGCTCTGAAGTGTTCCTGCCGACTTAAGGCCATGATCATGTGCCAAGGCTGTGGTGCTTTCTGCCACGATGATTGCATTGGCCCCTCCAAACTCTGCGTGTCTTGTCTAGTGGTCAGATAG
- the LOC127419756 gene encoding polycomb group protein ASXL1-like isoform X1, translating into MKDKQKRKKERTWAEAARMVLENFSDAPMTPKQILHVIQTKGLKEMSGTAPLACLVTMLHSQVRGDRVKNSIFFKLPGRMSLFTLKKNALQWTKSPTATESGDASSTPTASTTATVGAVGAEQESCDSTETAAASGENDASVDETSSSASCSTEPQTRLSRSSQSGRQRKKAVMMPRVVLTPLKVNGEHVPSGAAGRRREGSRGGPGPTLRARSELGWKRTQHFKSMRGLRSGPMKRNRGGVEVDFETPGSILVNTNIRALINTRTFAAFPTHSQQQLLHLLPEVDRQVGPDGLARLSSSALNNEFFTHASQSWKERLAEGEFTHEMQVRFRQEMEKEKKVEAWKEKFFEEYHGQRSGLTREEALKLTSDAGDVAGAVLDSDSAPVVTPKRRSVGRRRREGRIRRRSRADLRRRARRTLCKTTTVAVPPAEPTETNTTSDVVTSVASPVPEATVVQGEVVLQADLGLKAPEEDLSAEAVPSPVPVPTPPPASTNSTSDEPEASTHLLSEVAEPAIASTSSPSSSSSSTSSSSSPSSSPSSASDRQAFAASSDSSSSSSSTAAVATDPLDDGASVITTGTAGTGASSRESSPAASPTTASPALQLKDQKRRPDESQAFTSFPEKRARLDERQSFRNTVDCVHSEKPQPSTEEPKVPPIRIQLSRIKPPWVKGPPTYQICPRIVPPSEGSRRSGTGARTLADIKARAQQARAQREAAAAVAASGDGGGPRGSGPGGGTGIPDRTCGKRSREHPGPVEPGGGGRGGGGGRVDLEEQESPASSHSSGAQLQLSSVDSTERPQASTPLTPPSPSSVFSNPSLPQSESPKTLTPSPPAADSPASQDQMEEICGVEEVTACPSDKASEQTLETPVPTPSESESFYSHQEGRAETESSESRTTTPVCTSASNYAISLVPTSIPDSLPRFGAQGVDVIRTLAASSQPWEGEQNGGEHHQGITGVIQHGSDIKIPKETLIIARNGWVEGSEQHSTREGLLPEHKNGGGDADAKYESGSLPCLPGSAGEDDTGAHSDSTETASDFENETQENEAIDCHGTRMDSNNIQAQNSKLQNQPVIQTPSRLASSMLSPPQHQQPVIQAHISNPTHTQTVIQARFPNGVPNQPVFQPQKQHTIRTHAINHAQDQTAAAPTQAQLQAYITHAEWDQSRNLRLNDNSNGVTLFVPTEDENKILSRGPAEDYGIKNSPVAPIGRRVSTPNSTRPVSSVEANNPLVTQLLQGSLPLEKVLPQPHSVSKLEINRLPGALVGNRQPGGPPRNLGPRYRGPSETGGSIESGGSEFQHKAPSARVSPGPGWNFGSSPPGSAQSRMACLFEEASPRSTNVQFSSQPGGPVPPGAVPVITSLPSNSAVRTSMEINSQNAMVYESAVIKEHPGPQTQRSETPERPAGFQQHPKNLSQSVCRTTPDAPSPPHSNLCPSEVVPTVKINWRPTKPQTPQTNQQQLSPVATVKNEVASRPSCQQALTKNSPAPISCNTSFVITKKEPPSTLDSFHGGGGAMEGLLNMEMSLTRMAKKEPVKNPYRRQTDTSASPVSSPSSSASNLPYQLYGKLPKLQQCGGSGGSSTSFSYTANVSMVDGSGFSRSLADGVLQLRPRMSVGSGGGQNSKLSIQAFADSAAEEVALKCSCRLKAMIMCQGCGAFCHDDCIGPSKLCVSCLVVR; encoded by the exons GTTCTGGAGAACTTTTCTGATGCCCCAATGACACCTAAACAGATTCTACATGTCATCCAAACAAAGGGGCTCAAAGAAATGAG TGGCACAGCCCCACTGGCCTGTCTGGTCACCATGCTTCATTCTCAGGTCAGAGGAGACAGAGTGAAAAACAGTATTTTCTTCAAGCTGCCAGGAAGGATGAGTCTGTTTACGCTAAAG AAAAATGCCCTTCAGTGGACAAAGAGCCCAACAGCAACAGAGTCTGGAGATGCATCCAGCACCCCAACAGCATCCACCACAGCAACAGTTGGAGCGGTAGGGGCAGAGCAGGAGAGCTGTGACTCCACAGAGACGGCTGCTGCTAGTGGTGAAaatgatg CTTCTGTGGATGAGACCTCTTCCAGTGCCTCTTGCTCCACAGAACCACAGACCAGACTGAGTCGCTCTTCACAG TCAGGGAGACAGAGGAAGAAAGCAGTGATGATGCCCCGTGTAGTGCTCACTCCTCTCAAGGTCAACGGTGAACACGTTCCATCAG GAGCAGCGGGGAGGCGCAGGGAAGGCTCTAGGGGGGGTCCAGGCCCCACTCTCCGTGCCCGCTCCGAGCTGGGCTGGAAACGCACCCAGCACTTCAAGAGTATGCGTGGCCTTCGTTCAG GTCCCATGAAGAGGAACAGAGGAGGAGTGGAGGTGGATTTTGAGACTCCAGGCTCCATCCTGGTCAACACTAACATTCGTGCTCTCATCAACACACGAACCTTTGCTGCATTTCCCACTCACTCGCAGCAGCAACTCCTCCATCTTCTTCCAGAGGTGGACAGACAG GTTGGCCCTGATGGCCTTGCCCGGCTAAGCAGCTCAGCCCTCAATAATGAATTCTTCACTCATGCCTCCCAGAGCTGGAAAGAGCGGCTTGCTGAGG GCGAGTTCACACATGAGATGCAAGTTCGGTTCAGGCAAGAGATGGAGAAGGAGAAGAAAGTAGAGGCATGGAAGGAGAAATTCTTTGAGGAGTATCATGGTCAAAG GTCTGGCTTGACTAGAGAGGAGGCATTAAAACTTACGAGTGATGCGGGAGATGTTGCAGGTGCAGTTCTAGACTCTGATTCTGCCCCAGTGGTTACACCCAAGAGGCGAAGTGTTGGAAGACGACGGAGGGAAGGCCGTATAAGACGCCGTTCACGAGCTGACCTTAGACGTAGGGCTCGTCGCACACTTTGCAAAACTACGACTGTAGCTGTTCCACCAGCAGAACCAACTGAGACcaatacaacctcagatgttgTAACATCAGTTGCATCACCAGTCCCAGAAGCTACAGTAGTTCAGGGAGAGGTGGTCCTTCAAGCAGACCTTGGACTGAAAGCCCCAGAAGAAGACCTCTCTGCAGAAGCAGTCCCCTCCCCTGTTCCTGTGCCTACCCCTCCTCCAGCCTCCACAAACTCAACCTCCGATGAACCAGAAGCCTCCACACACCTGCTGTCCGAAGTGGCCGAACCAGCTATTGCATCCACCTCCTCTCCATCCTCATCCTCTTCTTCAACATCGTCATCATCGTCACCCTCTTCATCTCCCTCCTCTGCCTCAGACAGACAGGCTTTTGCCGCAAGCTCTGactcttcttcctcttcctcctcaacGGCTGCTGTTGCTACAGACCCGCTTGATGACGGGGCGTCAGTCATCACCACTGGCACAGCAGGCACAGGTGCAAGCAGCAGGGAGAGCAGCCCAGCAGCCAGTCCTACCACAGCAAGCCCAGCACTTCAGCTCAAAGATCAGAAGAGGAGGCCAGACGAGTCCCAGGCCTTCACCAGCTTTCCAGAGAAAAGGGCGCGGCTGGATGAGCGTCAGTCCTTTCGTAACACAGTTGACTGTGTGCACTCAGAAAAGCCACAACCTTCAACAGAGGAGCCTAAGGTCCCGCCAATCAGG ATACAGCTCTCCCGGATCAAACCGCCCTGGGTCAAGGGGCCGCCAACGTACCAAATCTGTCCCCGCATCGTGCCCCCCAGTGAAGGGTCGCGGCGCTCTGGGACGGGGGCACGCACCCTGGCGGACATCAAGGCCCGTGCACAGCAAGCCCGAGCCCAGCGGGAAGCCGCTGCTGCTGTTGCAGCCTCTGGGGATGGGGGAGGGCCTCGGGGGAGCGGCCCGGGGGGTGGTACTGGGATACCGGATCGCACCTGCGGGAAGCGTTCAAGAGAGCACCCAGGTCCCGTTGAAcctggaggaggaggaagaggaggaggaggaggacgaGTTGATTTGGAGGAGCAGGAATCGCCTGCGAGCTCTCATTCATCTGGAGCACAACTACAGCTGTCCAGTGTAGATTCAACAGAGAGGCCTCAAGCCTCAACCCCCCTTACTCCACCATCTCCATCCTCTGTGTTTTCAAACCCATCTCTGCCACAATCAGAGTCTCCAAAAACACTCACACCATCACCACCTGCAGCTGACAGCCCTGCATCCCAGGACCAGATGGAGGAGATTTGTGGAGTGGAAGAGGTGACTGCCTGCCCAAGTGATAAAGCCTCAGAGCAGACCTTAGAAACCCCAGTGCCTACGCCAAGTGAATCAGAGTCTTTTTACAGTCATCAAGAGGGCAGAGCTGAGACAGAGTCCAGTGAGAGTAGAACAACTACGCCTGTTTGCACCTCAGCATCAAATTATGCCATTTCTTTAGTACCCACCTCCATACCAGACTCTCTGCCCAGATTTGGGGCCCAGGGTGTGGATGTCATTAGGACCCTGGCAGCTTCATCTCAACCTTGGGAAGGTGAACAGAATGGCGGTGAGCATCATCAAGGGATAACTGGCGTTATCCAGCATGGCTCGGACATAAAAATACCCAAAGAGACGCTCATTATTGCCCGAAATGGATGGGTGGAAGGGAGTGAACAGCATTCCACGAGAGAGGGGTTGTTACCAGAACATAAGAATGGTGGAGGTGATGCTGATGCCAAATATGAATCGGGCTCTCTGCCTTGTCTGCCAGGTAGTGCTGGAGAAGACGACACTGGAGCACACAGTGATTCAACAGAGACTGCATCAGACTTTGAAAATGAAACTCAAGAGAATGAAGCCATAGACTGTCATGGAACACGGATGGATAGTAACAACATACAAGCTCAGAATTCAAAGTTACAGAATCAACCTGTCATTCAGACTCCAAGTCGACTCGCTTCATCAATGTTGAGTCCTCCACAGCACCAGCAACCAGTCATACAGGCCCATATATCTAATCCTACCCACACTCAAACTGTCATCCAGGCTCGCTTCCCTAATGGTGTGCCAAACCAGCCAGTCTTTCAGCCTCAAAAGCAGCATACAATACGTACCCATGCTATAAACCATGCTCAGGACCAGACTGCTGCTGCGCCCACTCAAGCCCAATTGCAAGCATATATCACACACGCAGAATGGGACCAAAGCAGAAATCTAAGGCTGAATGATAACAGCAATGGTGTGACGCTCTTTGTCCCAACGGAGGATGAAAACAAAATCCTTAGCAGAGGGCCTGCAGAGGATTATGGAATAAAAAATTCTCCAGTTGCTCCAATTGGCAGAAGAGTCTCAACTCCAAACTCAACTCGACCAGTTTCCTCAGTAGAGGCCAACAATCCTCTTGTCACCCAGCTTCTTCAAGGTAGCCTACCGTTAGAAAAGGTTTTACCCCAGCCTCACTCGGTCAGCAAACTGGAAATTAATAGACTCCCAGGTGCCCTTGTGGGTAATCGTCAACCTGGAGGACCTCCAAGAAACTTGGGTCCACGATATAGAGGCCCATCTGAGACGGGAGGGTCTATAGAATCTGGTGGCTCTGAGTTTCAGCACAAAGCCCCATCAGCTCGAGTATCTCCTGGACCTGGATGGAACTTTGGTTCTTCCCCACCAGGTTCTGCTCAATCACGAATGGCGTGCTTATTTGAGGAAGCTAGCCCAAGATCCACGAATGTTCAATTCAGTTCTCAACCAGGCGGTCCAGTGCCCCCAGGAGCAGTACCTGTCATAACATCACTCCCCTCAAACTCTGCTGTCAGGACCTCAATGGAAATTAACTCTCAAAATGCTATGGTTTATGAATCAGCTGTCATTAAAGAGCACCCTGGACCTCAGACTCAACGGAGTGAAACTCCAGAGAGGCCTGCTGGCTTTCAACAACATCCAAAAAATCTCTCCCAGTCTGTGTGCAGAACAACACCTGATGCTCCCTCACCTCCACACAGCAACCTTTGTCCCTCTGAGGTTGTACCTACTGTTAAGATTAACTGGCGCCCAACCaaaccccaaacacctcagacAAATCAGCAACAGCTCTCCCCTGTAGCTACAGTAAAGAATGAAGTCGCCTCACGCCCTTCGTGCCAACAAGCTCTCACCAAAAACTCACCTGCTCCTATCAGTTGCAATACTTCTTTTGTTATAACCAAAAAGGAGCCTCCGAGCACTCTGGACAGTTTTCATGGTGGTGGTGGAGCTATGGAGGGACTGCTAAATATGGAAATGTCTCTTACCAGAATGGCCAAAAAGGAACCAGTCAAAAACCCTTATCGTCGCCAAACAGACACCTCAGCCTCTCCCGTCTCCTCTCCTTCCTCATCTGCCTCTAATCTCCCTTATCAGCTATATGGCAAGCTACCAAAACTACAGCAGTGTGGGGGCAGTGGGGGGTCCTCCACCAGCTTCAGTTACACGGCTAATGTTTCCATGGTGGATGGAAGTGGGTTCTCCCGCAGTTTAGCTGATGGTGTGCTGCAGCTAAGGCCACGCATGAGTGTTGGCAGTGGTGGAGGCCAGAATTCTAAGCTAAGCATTCAGGCATTTGCAGACAGTGCCGCAGAGGAAGTGGCTCTGAAGTGTTCCTGCCGACTTAAGGCCATGATCATGTGCCAAGGCTGTGGTGCTTTCTGCCACGATGATTGCATTGGCCCCTCCAAACTCTGCGTGTCTTGTCTAGTGGTCAGATAG